Proteins encoded together in one Pseudomonas sp. Seg1 window:
- a CDS encoding PrkA family serine protein kinase, which translates to MSIFSHFQQRFESTRQEELSLQEYLELCKKDRSAYVSAAERLLLAIGEPELLDTSTNSRLSRIFSNKVIRRYPAFEDFHGMEECIDQIVSYFRHAAQGLEEKKQILYLLGPVGGGKSSLAEKLKQLIEKVPFYAIKGSPVFESPLGLFNATEDGAILEEDFGIPRRYLNTIMSPWATKRLAEFGGDISQFRVVKLYPSILNQIAVAKTEPGDENNQDISALVGKVDIRKLEEYPQNDADAYSYSGALCRANQGLMEFVEMFKAPIKVLHPLLTATQEGNYNSTEGLGAIPFTGILLAHSNESEWHTFRNNKNNEAFIDRIYIVKVPYCLRVSDEVKIYDKLLFNSSLAKAHCAPDTLKMLAQFTVLSRLKEPENSNIYSKMRVYDGENLKDTDPKAKSIQEYRDSAGVDEGMNGLSTRFAFKILSKVFNFDPHEIAANPVHLLYVLEQQIEQEQFQAETRERYLRYLKEYLAPRYIEFIGKEIQTAYLESYSEYGQNIFDRYVLYADFWIQDQEYRDPETGEILNRVALNEELEKIEKPAGISNPKDFRNEIVNFVLRARANNNGKNPTWLSYEKLRVVIEKKMFSNTEDLLPVISFNAKASKEDQQKHNDFVTRMVERGYTDKQVRLLSEWYLRVRKSQ; encoded by the coding sequence ATGAGTATCTTTAGCCACTTCCAACAACGCTTCGAGTCCACACGCCAGGAAGAACTCTCGCTGCAAGAGTACCTGGAGCTGTGCAAGAAAGACCGAAGCGCCTACGTTTCCGCCGCCGAGCGTCTATTGCTGGCCATCGGCGAACCGGAACTGCTCGACACCTCGACCAACTCGAGGCTGTCACGCATCTTCTCCAACAAGGTGATCCGTCGCTATCCGGCCTTTGAAGACTTCCACGGGATGGAAGAATGCATCGACCAGATCGTCTCGTATTTCCGCCACGCCGCCCAAGGCCTGGAAGAGAAGAAACAGATCCTTTATCTGCTCGGCCCTGTTGGTGGCGGTAAATCGTCCTTGGCCGAGAAGCTCAAGCAACTGATCGAAAAAGTGCCGTTCTATGCGATCAAGGGCTCGCCGGTATTCGAATCGCCTCTGGGTCTGTTCAACGCCACCGAAGATGGCGCGATCCTCGAAGAAGACTTCGGCATCCCACGGCGCTACCTGAACACCATCATGTCGCCGTGGGCGACCAAACGTCTGGCCGAATTCGGCGGCGACATCAGCCAGTTCCGCGTGGTCAAACTCTACCCGTCGATCCTCAATCAGATCGCCGTGGCCAAGACCGAACCGGGTGACGAGAACAACCAGGACATCTCTGCCCTGGTTGGTAAAGTCGACATCCGCAAACTCGAGGAATACCCACAGAACGACGCCGACGCATACAGCTACTCCGGTGCGCTGTGCCGGGCCAACCAGGGCCTGATGGAATTCGTCGAAATGTTCAAGGCACCGATCAAGGTGCTGCACCCATTGCTGACTGCGACTCAGGAAGGCAACTACAACAGTACCGAAGGTCTCGGCGCGATTCCGTTTACCGGGATCCTGCTCGCCCACTCCAACGAATCGGAGTGGCACACCTTCCGTAATAACAAGAACAACGAAGCGTTCATCGACCGGATCTACATCGTCAAAGTGCCGTACTGCCTGCGGGTCAGCGACGAAGTGAAGATCTACGACAAACTGTTGTTCAACAGCTCTCTGGCCAAGGCCCATTGCGCACCGGACACGCTGAAGATGCTCGCGCAGTTCACCGTGCTGTCGCGCCTCAAGGAGCCGGAAAACTCCAACATCTATTCGAAGATGCGCGTCTACGACGGCGAAAACCTCAAGGACACCGATCCGAAAGCCAAGTCGATTCAGGAATACCGCGACTCTGCAGGCGTTGATGAAGGCATGAACGGTCTGTCGACCCGATTTGCGTTCAAGATCCTGTCCAAGGTGTTCAACTTCGATCCGCACGAAATCGCCGCCAATCCGGTACACCTGCTCTATGTGCTGGAACAGCAGATCGAACAGGAACAGTTCCAGGCTGAAACCCGTGAGCGTTACCTGCGCTACCTGAAGGAATACCTGGCACCGCGTTATATCGAATTCATCGGCAAGGAGATCCAGACCGCGTACCTCGAGTCTTACAGCGAGTACGGCCAGAACATCTTCGACCGCTACGTGCTGTATGCGGACTTCTGGATTCAGGATCAGGAATACCGTGATCCGGAAACCGGCGAAATCCTCAACCGCGTGGCCCTCAACGAGGAACTGGAAAAAATCGAAAAACCGGCCGGCATCAGCAATCCGAAGGATTTCCGCAACGAAATCGTCAACTTCGTCCTGCGCGCCCGAGCCAACAACAACGGCAAGAACCCGACCTGGCTCAGCTACGAAAAACTGCGGGTGGTCATCGAGAAGAAAATGTTCTCGAACACCGAGGATCTGCTGCCAGTCATCAGCTTCAACGCCAAGGCCAGCAAAGAGGATCAGCAGAAACACAACGACTTCGTTACACGAATGGTCGAACGCGGCTACACCGACAAACAGGTACGGCTTCTTTCCGAATGGTACCTACGGGTCCGGAAGTCGCAGTGA
- a CDS encoding YeaH/YhbH family protein yields MSYVIDRRLNGKNKSTVNRQRFLRRYRDHIKKAVEEAVSRRSITDMEHGEQISIPGRDIDEPVLHHGRGGKQTVVHPGNKEFTAGEHIARPPGGGGGRGPGKAGNSGEGMDEFVFQITQEEFLEFMFEDLELPNLVKRNLSGTDTFKTVRAGISNEGNPSRINIIRTLRSAHARRIALSGSSRAKLREVKEELERLRREEPDNFGDIQELEAEIEKLSARIHRVPFLDTFDLKYNLLIKQPNPSSKAVMFCLMDVSGSMTQATKDIAKRFFILLYLFLKRNYDKIDVVFIRHHTSAREVDEEEFFYSRETGGTIVSSALKLMQEIMAERYPSNEWNIYAAQASDGDNWNDDSPICRDILINQIMPFVQYYTYVEITPREHQALWYEYERIAEAFSDTFAQQQLVSAGDIYPVFRELFQRRLVT; encoded by the coding sequence ATGAGTTATGTGATCGACCGACGTCTCAATGGCAAGAACAAGAGCACGGTGAACCGTCAGCGCTTCCTGCGGCGTTACCGTGACCACATCAAAAAGGCTGTCGAAGAGGCGGTCAGCCGGCGCTCCATTACCGATATGGAACACGGCGAGCAAATCAGTATTCCCGGTCGCGACATCGACGAACCGGTGCTTCACCACGGCCGTGGCGGCAAGCAGACCGTGGTTCATCCTGGTAACAAAGAATTCACGGCCGGCGAACACATAGCCCGGCCACCGGGTGGTGGCGGCGGGCGCGGACCGGGCAAGGCCGGCAATTCCGGCGAAGGCATGGACGAATTCGTCTTCCAGATCACCCAGGAAGAATTCCTCGAATTCATGTTCGAAGACCTCGAACTGCCCAACCTGGTCAAACGCAACCTCAGCGGCACTGACACGTTCAAAACCGTACGCGCCGGGATCAGCAACGAAGGCAATCCGTCACGGATCAACATCATCCGCACCCTCCGTTCGGCTCATGCTCGGCGCATCGCCCTGTCCGGCAGCAGCCGGGCGAAGCTGCGCGAAGTCAAAGAAGAACTGGAGCGCCTGAGACGCGAAGAGCCGGACAACTTCGGCGATATTCAGGAACTCGAAGCCGAAATCGAAAAACTCAGCGCGCGCATCCACCGTGTGCCGTTTCTCGATACCTTCGACTTGAAATACAACCTGCTGATCAAACAACCCAACCCCAGTTCGAAAGCGGTGATGTTCTGCCTGATGGACGTCTCCGGCTCCATGACCCAGGCGACCAAGGACATCGCCAAACGCTTTTTCATCCTGTTGTATCTGTTCCTCAAGCGGAACTACGACAAGATCGACGTGGTGTTCATCCGCCACCACACCAGTGCCCGGGAAGTCGATGAAGAAGAGTTTTTCTATTCGCGGGAAACCGGCGGCACCATCGTTTCCAGTGCGCTGAAGCTGATGCAGGAGATCATGGCCGAGCGTTATCCGAGCAATGAATGGAACATCTACGCGGCACAGGCTTCCGACGGCGACAACTGGAACGACGACTCGCCGATCTGCCGCGACATTCTGATCAACCAGATCATGCCGTTTGTGCAGTACTACACTTATGTGGAGATCACCCCGCGCGAACACCAGGCCCTCTGGTACGAATACGAGCGCATCGCCGAAGCCTTTTCCGACACGTTTGCCCAGCAGCAACTGGTCTCGGCCGGGGATATCTATCCGGTCTTCCGTGAACTCTTCCAGCGCAGGTTAGTGACATGA